Below is a window of Callospermophilus lateralis isolate mCalLat2 chromosome 9, mCalLat2.hap1, whole genome shotgun sequence DNA.
CATAGACTGTCTGAGTTTATCATCTTTTTGATCTCACCCTCTTGCCATTTCCTTTAAAGATAGTCCCTCAAAGTTGGGGAGCAACCTAAAGCCTGAGGCCTACATGGAGCCAACAAGTTTCCTAAATCTTTGATCCACCTGGAATATGTTATTTGGAAGGAGTAAAAAGAGAGGCAGCCTTCATGTCCCCCTCCAACACCCTTGCTACTCATTTTCCCCAAACCTCATACAGATCAATTAAGCCTTCCCCTTATATTGATTAATTGACTCCCTTAACATATATTAGAGTTTCATATGTTTATGGGTCTTAACGCTTAAACACTCTGTTTTATTCTATTACTATTTGTGTATTTCctctttgttaaaatatttttgaattttcctaGCCTCATAATACATTTCAATGTTTTATTCcatgattttcctttttttccatatGTCCTATATTCCCCCCTCCTATCTTCCCTGTTTCTCCCAAAATGTCCCCTTGCCATTTTAATTGATAATTGCACTGCACTGGAATTATAGATGAACTGACATTTTTAGAGTATCTAGCCTTCTTAAGTTAgatctttgcatttttctgaACAATGTTGTTTTTCCTGAATTGGACCCTGACATAGAACAGTCTTAGACAGGGTAGGGTTAATAAAGAGGCTGGAAGCTTCTTTGGAGAAGGAACCAAGAACATCCTCCTTCAGAGCCAGTGTGTAGGGAGCTGTGGCTTCCTTCCAAGAGGATAGCCACGCCTCCCACCTTCACCTGCAGGTAGGATAATGGGCAGAAGGGGCCAGTCCAGGAATCACAACCTACCGGGAAATATTTCTGGTTTGCCAACAAAAGCCCCTTGTTTGCTTCCCTGCTCCCAGCTCCCTGCTCCCTATGCCGCGCACATACAGCAACGTTGGGAGGCCCAGgggacagtctggctgggcaggaAGGTGGCATGGTCCATCTCAGGGTAATGGTTGGTGTGACAGGGCCCTAGACCCCCTGCCCCAGGAGACCAGATAGTTAGGACAGCAGGGGACATGGCAGCTTGTGCTTATCTCTTTATTGTTTCAGTTCAGAGCCCTTGCAGCAGGAGGGGCAGGCGTAGGGAGGTGGCGTCCTCCTGCCAACCTGAGcccctctctgcctctctcctctcctctcctctccagcATCTCACCCACCCTCTCTCCTTCTGCATCTCATGCTCCCACATCCAGCACCTTCGGGGGTTTCCTCTGGCAGCCCCTGCTTTCTAAGCCCACCCTGTGCTAGGGAAAGGAAGGAAGCGGACATGGCCAGGCTCAGGCCCCTCACACTCCTCAGGGGCTAGTTGCCCTGGCCTCTGCCTGGCTTGCTGATGAGGCTGCCCTTTCTCTCTCTGACCCAGGCTGAGAATGGGGGGTCCATGGGGCTCTGTCCTGACACTTCGGGGTCCATATGCCCTGCTCTGGGGCCCTTTCCAAAGCAGAGACTAGAGCCTGAGGTCACAGAGGTGAGAGGGTAGGGTCACCACTCCAGCTGGTTCCATTCAGCCCTGGGCCAGCCTCACCCACTTCCAACAGCTAGGACTCATCATGGGGTCCACAAAGGCCGCTGGAGAGCTCTCTGGGGCTGGGCAGGATGGGAACCAGGAGGGGTGGCCAGTGAGGAAGGATCAGGGGCTGTGAGGGAGGAAGGTGGCTGGGTGTGGCTCCCAGGATGGAAGGAGGCTGGCTTCAGGAGGCGGTGAAGAGGGGGCCAGGATGTTGTCTGAGGGTCTCTGGCTTTAGAGCACCTCATGCTGCTGCTGTGTAGCCTCACTGACGACCTGGGAAGAAAGAGAAGCCCAGTCCAGCCCACTGCTGACCAAGAGGAGTCTCAGCCCCATGCACCCCAACACTGTGTGGCAGTACCTGCTTTGTCCCCAGCCAGGGCCCTGGACCAGCTGAGCTGGTAGAAGACACCTGGCTGACAGTCCCCCagatactctgcagtctccatcaAGAATGAGGGGCCAGAAAACCCACTCACCTCCCCATCCCGGGTCTCGATGGTCTTGATCATCACTGTCTTCTTGGTGTGCACCTCAGAACCCCTTTGCTCAGGGCTGGTTTCTGTAATAGATCCACCACACACTCAGCTTGAGCAAGTCCAGGACTGGGCTGCACCAGACTGAGCACCTACCTCTGGCTACAGTACCCAAAGTCCTGGAAGACTCCCATCTCCCCAAGATGGGCTTTTTACTTCTAGACACTAACACCTGTCCTTAAGCCCAATACCCAGAAGGTGACCCTGTGGATCTTGGGGACAGTGTCTTGGTTGAGATGGGCTTAGGAGTCAACAGGTAGCACCATGTATGCTGGTTTTGGAGGGTGGGGGATCCCCAAGATCCAGGTGCAGCATTCATGTTCCCAACTGCTCCTAGCTTCCTCTCCACCCTGGGCTCCAGGAAAACCCTACAAGAGTTTGTGTCCTGGAACTCTCTTCTTCCAAGATCATTAGACCCCCAAAGCTTAGTCTGGAGGCACCCTTTTGGAAGATCTGCAGGAACCCAGCCCTCTTTAGGACAAGATGAACAGTTTGATGTTTTAATGAAAGTGAGTCAGAACAGGACTCAGTCATGATACATCATGCCGAATCATTGTCCTGCTGTATCTCAATTTCCTCACTGTGAAATGGTGACAATGAGACTTTTCCTATCATCACCACAGAGGTATTGATTTGAAAAGGCATTAAATGAttttaaatgcaaaaatcacacttgttATCTGTATAAACAACTAACTAAAAAGAAAGGTCCTGAGTTTCCTAGAGAGCCAAATTTGGGTCCTTGGTATCATGAATTTGACATTCCTAAGACTTCTTAGCAAGCAATTAGCCTGTGATGAACATTCTAACTGGGTGGAGCAGGGCGTGTATTTTTTTCCTGATGGAAATGAACATCGAAGATATAAGAGGTTTGATCTAGGAAAGGAGAAGCTGCCAAGCACTCCGACTTGCTTTCCTAATGTATCATTAGAGCGTGTTTTTCTGCTCTCTGGGGTTGGAAAGCCATTCGATCTGCAtattactgatgttaggatggcagaaTGCCTTAAGAGCTCGTTCTTTTCATTGTTTGGCTTTGCTAAGATTTGGCTTCATTTTTTTCAAACATGAATCcaacatcttgctccagtaaaCTGGAGGTTCTCAACAAATAGTCAGAGAGTACTTGGCAACATGCCAGACAGACAATGGGCAGTGGGTTCCTTCTGGCCAGAGAAGGGGAGATGCTCCTACTTCTAGGTCCCCAGAGATACCCCTGGTACTTCCAGAGTTTGGATTCAGAACAGAGACAGTTTCCTGAGGCTCAGTTCTTCTGAAGGTACAAGGGACATGGTCAATATAAAATAAGACAACTTGGTCcaataaaaatctctctctttttctcagaCAGGCACTTCATCTGCTTCTATCAAAACTTTCCCACCTAACCTTGGCAGGCCTCTTTCTCTCCCTGGCCTGGCCCCAGCCCCAGGATTTCATCCTCCCCTCCTGGTGGGCTTGGGCAGTATCCAAGCTGGACTCCTGCCCCTGTGACCCCACCTCCACCTCCTACCACACACTCACCTCGGAAGTTGAGAGCAGAGAAGGTCTGGATAGGGAGGTTGATCCTGAAAGGAAAGAGACCAAATCCCAAAGGGTTAAGGACACTCTCATTCTCCTCCAGTCTCTCCCTGTGACCACCCATCAAGGTTCACCCTGACCCTCATTAAACGCAATCCTCAGCTGTCCCAGTCCCACTGATTTCGGCATTCCCACTGCCCCTACAGTAGGGCTTGgggccaaagcccaactctagctGTCCCAGTAACTGTCCCTTCTAGAAAGATCACGCATTCCAACCCTGACCTGCTAGCATGACACCCAACCTCTCTGCACCCTGCAGTTCACCAACATTTACTTCTTGCTCCTGGCACTGGAAGAGTATGAAGAGCAGCTGTGACATCATTGTGTGTGCCCACCCTCCAGACAGGCCAGTTCCAGGAGCTGACCATTTACGCCTGGTGCTGGGAAAAGTCAATGCAGCTTTAGCTACCTTAAAAGGTCATCTGTGTAGACGTTATTCTACAAAACCTGAAACCTCTCTTAATGTGTAAGTCCATATCTAAACATgtctgccactttttttttttaaatttcagatatAATTTTTATGAGTATCAGTGGGTACTTTTTTGGAAGTAATTGACCTGTCTTAAAGCTAAATTTATATACAGTGAAATGGACAAATCGTTAGTGTACAATGATGAGCGTTGATTAATGTCTATATCCACATAACCACCAGTCTAACTCCAGATATGGAACATTTCTATCACCCTAAAGGTTCCCTCACGTCCCTTCCAGTTGGATATTGTCTAGAGGTGCGCTCCTAGTAGCACATCCTCTGTGTCTTCTCCTTTGAGCATGTGTACGTGTGCATGAGTGCACAAATTTCTTCAGCCCTTCTTTTAGCCTACCCACGTGCAAGGCTTTCCGGCTCTTCCTGTCTCATTTGTCTCCATCTCCCCCCTCCCTTTCATCCTCATTCCCTGTTCTGCCTTCATCTCTCCCTTGACTGGCAGTAATATTTTATTACTGATTGTGAAATATGATTTTATGCTGCTTGGTTCCTAATTCTAAAGGTGGATAAGGGAATACTTacatttctctttttataaaagCTGTTAATTACATCACTTTTTACCCTGGTGGCCTTGATTAATTCTCTGCAATGAGCAGAAAGGTGGccttgcgtataaatttgctttcAGGTCTCATGGAGGTGATCTGGAGCCCCCCAGCAACCTTCCCTAGCCTCTGCCTTGCTCCTCACCGGCTCTCCTCGCCCTCTAGCAGCTTCCTGTAGGTGGCAATCTCCACATCTAGGGCCATCTTCACATTGAGCAGGTCCTGGTACTCGCGCAGATGGCGGGCCATCTCATCTTTGAGGTGCCGGATCTCCTCCTCCAGCCGTGCGATGTTGTCCTGGTAGCCGCTGGCCTCACTGGCAAAGCGGTCCTCCAGCTCCCGCATCTGTCTCATcagggaatcattctgcaggggtGAGGGGAAGCTCAGGTCAAGAGCAGGCTCAGAACATGCTCAGAGAAGAGGACTGTTACATGGGCCAGGCTTGGACTGAGAACCAGGAACCCAGAGGTGAATAAAATAGTTTCTAACCCCAGGGAGGTCATAGTCTGCAGGAACATAGACTTCAAGGGTGTGGCTACAGGACAGAGATTTGGCCTGGGCGTGGCCTCTGCCACTCCCTTTCTGGGCCTCTTGTTTCTACCCATCAGCCAGACTGGAAAGAGACATGGCCTTGGGGATGGGTGGTAACTCTAGAGAGTCATGTCCAGGGGTTTCAAAGGCTTCTTAGCCAGGAAAACATGAACTCAAACGAAGTCTTCTGTGGACACTCAAAGAATAAACAACATAAAAAGGAGCATCTATGTTTGATAACCCCACCCCTACACAGGGAGATGCCCTAGGAACCGTCTGAATCCTTAGTGCCCAACTGGGACCCACCCATCTGGTTTTACCCCTGTTGTAGACTTGAGGAGGAGGCCCAGAGAGGGTCTCTACTAGATCCAAGGTCATAGAGTGAGGGTGTGAGCTGTAGAAATGGGCTGGGTTTGTGAAAGTAGGCGGAGACTCACAGTGCCTTTGAGAGCATCAATCTCGCAGGTGTAGGACTGGATCTGGTGCCTGTATTCCATCATCTCCTGCTTGGCTTGGCGCAGTGCATCATTGTTCTTATTGGCTGCCTGGGTCAGATCGGACACCTGAGGGCAGAGAGAGGGTCCCTGAGATAAGCAGGAGCTGGATGCAAATAGGGTGGACAAGGAAGCATGGCACTCTGGGCTCACCCTCCTTCATGGATATGGCTATAAGCAGCACCTCCAAActgggattgagggaacagaggtaCCTGAGCCCCCCGGGCCAGGCCACCCACCTTGGACTTGTACCACTCTTCAGCTTCAGAGATGTTCTTAGCTGCGATGGTCTCGTACTGAGCCCGGATGTCCCTAAGGGCAGCTGTGAGGTCTGGCTTGGACATGTCCATCTCCACCTGGACCTGCTGTTCTTGAAGCTGGGCCTGCAGCTCACGTATCTCCTGCAGGTTGTGGTTGGGCTTCAGTCCCCTTGCAGGCCCCCCCAGGGGACCCTGGCACCCCCCCATTCCCAGCTGCTTTCACCATTATCCCAAGAACCCCCAAGTACCTCTTCGTGTACTTTCTTAAGGAACGCAATTTCTTCGTTGAGAGATTCAATTCTGCGCTCCAGGTCAATGCGGGCTAGAGTGGCTGCATCTACATCCTGGAAGAGATCCAGTATAAGGGTCAGTGATAACCCAGGCCCGGCAAAGGGACACTCAGGAGGGACAGAAGTGGGAAGACTCCTGGGTGACCAAAGAGGCTTACCGCTCTGAAGGCAGCCAGATTGTTCTCTGCTTCTTCTTTCAGCTGGATCTCTTCCTGCAGCCTGACCAAGACAGATAGGACAGACAGTTACTGGGATAGAGTTGCCACTACTGACAGATCAGGGAGTGGACTCAGGACAGAGGGAGAAGGCCTGGCTGATGGGTAGAAACAAGAGGCCCAGAAAGGGAGTGGCAGAGGCCGGTccatggggggtgggggtgggggggacaggAAGTGGCCAAATCTCTGTCCTGTAGCCACACCCTTGAAGTCTATGTTCCTGAAGACTGTGACCTCCCTGGGGTGAGAAAGTGTATCTATTTTATTCACCTCTGGGTTCCTGGTTCTCAGTCTAACCCTGGCCCATGTAACAGCTTGATTAATATTTGTGACTTCGGTGGCAGGAGGGTGACTGCTCATTTGGAATATCAGAAGCAAGACCCATGAATATACTTAGCCTTTTCATATTGGATGTTGGTGGAGCCTACTAACTAGTGCTACGTAATTTTCCcagacccagggcctcctgctcaCTTTCCCCTCTATTTCAGCTTAACCTTGTGATGCCACAGCCTCTGGGAGGCCCAGGAGTCAAGCTcccctctccctgctcctcccctcCCCAGGGCCTCATCACAGTTGAGCTGAGAGTTTCTGCTGACTTTCCCCCACTTCTCAGTCTGTCCGGCTTTCCCACCCCCCACCAAACTCCCCTCTCTGCCCCTATTCTCCAGTCCTTCCATCTCTGCCCCACCACCCGCCAGCAGCTTAGATTCCCAGCTGCCCTCAGGGCACCAGGCCTCTGATTTCTATCCCTTGATCTACCTCCCCAAGATCTGCTGTGTGGAGGGGAGCACCTGCGAAAGGCCTGGGGATTAAGGGGACCTTGGCCCGGAAAGGAGTGTGCTGACAGTGGAGCCCTGCCCGGGGGAAGAGGGTCTGGGGCCGCCGGGCCCTCACTTGGCCTTGAGACGCTGCAGGTCGTCGATCAGGTTGTCTCGCTCGACGTCGACGCGGGCACGCTGGTTGGTGAGCACCTCCACCTGGCGCCGCAGCTCGCGCAGCTCCTCCTCGTAAAGCTCGGCGACTCGCGTCGGCTCGCGGCCCTTGAGCCGGTTCACCTCGGCGGCGAGCGCGGCGTTCTGCTGCTCCAGGAAGCGCACCTTCTCGATGTAGTTGGCGAAGCGGTCATTGAGCTCCTGCAGCTCCACCTTCTCGTTGGTGCGTGTGGTCAGGAACTCCTGGTTCACCGCGTCGGCCAGCGAGAAATCCAGCAGCTCGCCCGCGCCGTAGGAGGGCGCCCGGGTCGACCCCAGCCGGCTGGCCCGCAGCGACCCCAGGCCCCCGGCCCCGCCCGACGTGCGCGACACCTGGTACACGCGGGATGTCACCGAGCTCGAGGAGCCCTTGGTGCCAAAGCCTGCGCGAGGGAACACCGGCGAACCCAGCGGGGAGCCGAGCGAGAAGCCAGGGGCCCCGCCGAAGGTGCGGCGGTAGGAGGACACGCGCTGGCTGGACGAGTAGGCCTGGCTCATGGTGGCGGCGCGGGCGAGGCTGGGTGGGCGTACGGAGGAGGCAGCGGGCGGACAGCCGGCTGGAGAGTGGTTGCGGAGAGGGGAGACGGAGCCCCTAGCCGTCCGCACTATTTGTAGCCCTCCTGACATCAGCCCCCGCCGCCCCTCCCCTGACAGCTGCAGGATCCCGCTGTCCTGCCAGGAAAGGGCGGCCGCTTGGCCgtgggggcggggaggccagctcCCCCGAAGAGGCCTGAGCCCCTGAGCCGTGCGTGCAAGGGGCTGAGAAGCGCTGCAAACAGACAGGCCTGCCAACCGCTTCACCAGGGTGATGAGCTCTCCTGCAACCCTAGGCGGGCCCCCTGCCGCCTCTAGGTGCCTGCCTTGCCCTAGGGGGAGAGCAAACTAGACTTCCATTTAGTTTGAGGCTCCCCTTTTTTCTCCAAGGAGAAGCTTTAGCTCATTTGAATGGACAAGGCCTGTACCCAAGAAAGGTCCCAAATCACCTTATTTCTAAAGATTCTCTGGAGGTTTGGAAGGTTCAGGGAAACACCCAGAGTCCACTGGCCaaaccagaggggtctctaggcaGGCAAGGAAAGTGGGAGAGTGCCTGGCTGGCAGAGAACAATCCTGGCCAGAGCTGGCCGGCCCTGAATGTCCTTTGGCACGTGGATTctagctctgagcctcagtttccctctgGAGTCTTCTaggccctcctcctccccctgctgggggggggggctcGAGTTTATAAGCAGCAAGATGATTACCACAGAGAGTCTGCTGAACTCTCCGTTTCCAATTGCAGTGTAGTCCCACCTCCGCACCAACTTTGCCTGGCTCCTGCCCCCTTGTCCCCCTCACCTCTTCTGTGATTCATCCCCCTACTCACACCACCCACACCCACTCACACCAGGGGTTTGTGTTTTGTCAGGAGCCGTGTGTCAACCCAGCCATCTCCCTGGCAGCAGCAGCTGCCAACCCTAAATACCAGAGCTGGTATTTATAGAGGAGAATGCATGGGCCCGAGAACAAGGTGCAGGAGAGGAGTTCTGGGGGTGGGGGCCCAGCACCTGAGGAAGCTCAGGCCTCAGAAAGTTGAGGACAGCCGGGATTGACAAGCCCAGTCACATCCCACCCTCATGATGGTCAGGCCCCCAACAGGAATGAAGCCCGAGAGAGGGCTTGCCCATTCCTTCACAGTCCCCCTCAGCAAAACCACTTGCTGACCCCCAAAGAACACCCACAGTTCTCCATCCATTGGCTGTGTCTCCTCACCTCCACCTGCTGGACTCAGGCCTTTCCTAAGCCTGTTCCTTCTGGAATGCTGACCCTGGGAATAGAACCCTGGATTAGGAGCTCATAGCTGGTCCTACCATCTATCTACCATGGCTGGTCTTGCCAATTCCAGTACCAACAGTTGCTAGAAGTTTCATTCTTCACCTCTCAGAGCCTCAGGAACCTCAGCTATAGAGTGGGGCTGGTCAGCCTTGCCAAGCCTACCTACTCCATAGGGATTAAGAGGTCCAGGCAACAATAATGCACATTGCAATGATAATAACAATACCTTACAGGTACTGACCACCTACAGTGGACCACTCTACTGAGCACTTCCTACTTGTGACCAGCAACCCCTTTCTCACTTGGTTGCTGAGGAGGCTGTGGGGCCATGCTTTGGCCTCAGGTTGGGTAACAGTGTGCCAGGTAGATTGAGAAAGGCTTTGTAACTGCTGCCTTTTTAAAGCCCTTTCACATTAAGTGTCTAATTTTTTTATCCACAAGACAAGCTTACGAGGTGGATGGGAGTTCCAGATATTCTTATCCAACCTTCGAGTCAGTGCAAGCTGTTgtgttgtggttatttttgtgtctCAGCTCCCAAACTAGTCTGCATGCTCCTGGAGGATTCTGGAGGCTGTGTGGATACTTAACACATCCCAGGCAGCACCATCCGTTGTCCTTGTCATTCAAAATAGGTCTGCAAGCTTTTCTTGCCCATCCCTTTATTTTGATGACAAATGCTGCACCTCCTTCccacctcccacccccaccccaaagaCCAGATATGTAACTCTGATCCCAGCCGGTCCTATTATTGCATCCCTTTGACTGTAGTGATTGGCTCAAGAAGTGGGCCCTGAGCAGGGCCCATCCTGGAATTTAGAGCTGGAACTGGATTTTCTAAGCTAGAGCCTGGAGTGGTGGGTGTTTCCTGTTCCCTGGGAGGAGTAGGGAGACACAGAGGTCTATGTGCAGGAGGCAAAGAAACCTGGAGAGAAGTAGTCCTCAATTCCAGCACCTGGGACTCTGCTTCCAGTTCAGGACTTTCCTTAAATTTCACAGCACCTTTTATGTCCTTCCTGACTTTAGGCTACTAAGCTCTCCTGGTCCTCGGTGTTGGTTTTGGTCACTTACAGCCCAAAGAACCCAACTAATCCATGTAGGAGATTGCACACCCATTTCTATGATGTTACTGAGGACATTTCTGGGACTCCTCTCAGCACACAGTCTCCAGACCACATAAGGCAATTGGCTTTTTGACCAGCTTGaggcctcagttccttggtgaaatgaggcagaaaacaaataaataaactgtgTCATCTACTCTCTAGTCAAAATCAACAACCACCAGACTTGGCGCTGAACCACTTGGGACAGTTTCCAAAGTTTAGTTCCACCCTGTGGATTTGCTACCATGGAGGGCAGCAAAACAACACCCTGGG
It encodes the following:
- the Des gene encoding desmin; translation: MSQAYSSSQRVSSYRRTFGGAPGFSLGSPLGSPVFPRAGFGTKGSSSSVTSRVYQVSRTSGGAGGLGSLRASRLGSTRAPSYGAGELLDFSLADAVNQEFLTTRTNEKVELQELNDRFANYIEKVRFLEQQNAALAAEVNRLKGREPTRVAELYEEELRELRRQVEVLTNQRARVDVERDNLIDDLQRLKAKLQEEIQLKEEAENNLAAFRADVDAATLARIDLERRIESLNEEIAFLKKVHEEEIRELQAQLQEQQVQVEMDMSKPDLTAALRDIRAQYETIAAKNISEAEEWYKSKVSDLTQAANKNNDALRQAKQEMMEYRHQIQSYTCEIDALKGTNDSLMRQMRELEDRFASEASGYQDNIARLEEEIRHLKDEMARHLREYQDLLNVKMALDVEIATYRKLLEGEESRINLPIQTFSALNFRETSPEQRGSEVHTKKTVMIKTIETRDGEVVSEATQQQHEVL